In the Leptolyngbya sp. FACHB-261 genome, CGCTCTTACCGCGGCTCAACAGTCAGGACCGGCGCGTTTTTTGGCGGGATTTGCACGTTGTGCCCGGTTTTTACGGTTCGCTGCTGGTGGTTTTTATGATTCTGACAGGCTTGCCCTGGTCGGGCTTTTGGGGTGAGCAGTTTGCAAATATCTGGAGTCGCTATCCGGCGCAGGTGTTGGACAACTTTCCAAAATCAACACTGCTCACTGGTTCGCTGAATCAGAGTGGAGACAAGCGCGTGCCTTGGGCTGTGGAGAAGTTGCCGATACCGCAGTCAGACTCGTCTGGGCATGAGGCTCATCAGGGCCTCATGCAACACCCAACAAGCAATTCGGTTGTAGCGCCCGATGGCATTCCATCCGGTACACCGGTCAACTTGGATTCAGTGGTCGCGTTGGCACAAGCTAAGGGGGTTCCCGCTGGTTTCAAGGTGAGTCTGCCAACGGATCCAGAGGGCGTCTATACGGTTTCCGCAGCTCCCAACAACCCTGCCGAGCAGGTAACGCTGCACATTGACCAGTACAGCGGCAAGGTGCTGAATGAGGTGCGTTGGGCGCAGTACGGGGTGGTACCCAGGGCGGTTGAGTTAGGCATTGCGGTGCATGAGGGCAGGTACTTTGGCCTGCTCAATCAGCTACTAATGCTGTTTACCTGTCTGGTGGTGATTGGTTTGTCTTTAACAGGGCTTGTGATGTGGTGGCAGCGCCGCCCGCTAGGCCAGTTGGGCGCTCCACCCATGCCCAAAAACTTGCCTCTGTGGAAGCAAGCTGTGGTGATCATTGCAATTCTGGGTGTGCTCTTTCCTTTGGTTGGTCTTTCGCTGTTGGCGGTGCTGCTGTTGGACTATCTGGTAATTTCACGCATTCCTTTCTTAAAACGTGCTTTGGGCTGACCGGTCTTGCTATGGCAGAGATCTTGCTATGGCAGGGGCGGCTACCTTACCCCAACATTGCGGTCAAGTCACCAGCAACTCGCTTAATCTCCAAAAACAGCAACCCTTGCTTAGCAGCGGCTGAAGCCAGCACCAACAATACTGCCTCAGAACCACAGCTCACCAGAACGCCGTAACCCTTCTCCCCCTGCACAAAAATCCGCTCGACATTGCCTCGCGCCAATTCTGAGCCAATCCGTTCTCCCAAGGAGAGCATCGCTGCCGACATCGCCGAAGTGCGCTCCTCATCCATCCCGCCGGGCAGCGATGCAGCCAAGGGCAAACCATCTGGCGTCACCAGCACTGCTCCCTGCACGTCGGAGGTCCCCGTTACAAAGTTCTGAAGCACATTCAACAAGGCATTGGCATTAATCATGACGGGCGCTCCTGGGCAACAATTAAGCAAACTAGCAAGGGTCTGATTCAAAAAATACCCCTGAAACCAGAGAAGAGAACAGAATAAGCCATAACCTGCCCTGTTCTAGCTGCCAGCTAAGTTCTGCTAGCAGTGGTCGCAAGCCTGCAACCCTATGCTATTAATGCTTACAGCCTTCAGTCAGCAGCATCTTCAGAGATTTTTGAATCGGACTGTTGACATTCAAACTATCTGAGTGATAGCTTTAGAACATCGAATCTTCGGATACAAACAGTCGGAGGCAGAAAAATGAACAACATGCTTCAAGCGGCTGAGGACCTTAATAACGCTCTTAAGAACATCGCCCTTGTCTCTTTCTTGGCCGCTGGCCTAGCCGTCGCGGCTCAAGCCGCTCAGCACACTCAACCCTTTTTACCTAAGCCTGCACTAGAAGCTGAGCTACCAACGCAGGTTGTTAACCACTTGCTCACGGCTTCTACAGCCACTGTGTTGAGACCTGAAGAGAGCAACGATTACACGAACCTGGTTCAACAAGCTTGAGTTCCATTTAGATCTGAAATCTCACAATTGGAGATTAAAGTTTCCAGCGGTCCGTTTAACAAGCTCCCTACGCTAAACCTCAGCCCCCACAGAGCGTGCGGGGGCTTTTTTTTGGGCTTTTTTTAGATAAGAAAACCCCTGACCGTGCCTGCAGGGGTTTAAGACCTTCGTGTATGCGTATAGCTTTTATAGTTCACAGGCTATGACAGAACTTCCCTCTACAGTCTCTGTGATGCTGGCTACAGGCAGCAGAGAGGGGAGCTTATGCTGCTGCCTCAACCCACTCAACTGACAAGCCCAAGCTAAAGAACACCTAAGAGAACATTCAGAAAATTACGAAAAACCCTAGCCTTGACTGCCAGGGCAGCAAAACTGATCGTATGCCTCTTGATTTGCTAAACATTCGCGCCTAGAAGGAATCTCCCCCTCTAGGCGGACAGGCATAAAAAAGCGGCAGCGTTGTCTCTGCCGCGGTGGTCAATGGGAGTTTCTCTTGCTTCCTCAAACTAGCTATAGAAGCAGCAAAGTACACCAGCAATCCACCTGAAGCCTGGTTATCTAGATCTCAGTAATAACCGGCTCTTTACTTCTAGAGGTGTTTCTGTGAGCGCCTTCAACGGCTACTCCGGCAATGGCTACTCCGGCAATTTGTATTGTCCAACAATTCGCTTGGCAAATTCCGGCACATGAGCCTCCAGTTTCTCTGGATGGTTTCGCTTGAGATACAAGTAATTGCGCGTGAAATGAGAATCGATCGAAAAGCGTCCGTATTCCAAACCTTTTGGACCAATTTTCTCGATTACCACACCCATCAGTTTTGCTGCCCACATCGGTAGGGTCATACCTTTGTCATAGGCTGGGATGCTCTGCTGGACTGCTTTATGGCGGTTGCCTTCGGACATCACAGGTTGAGTTTCGAGTTGGTCCATCACCAGATCCAACATCTCTTGTCCTGTCTGGTTGCGCACTGTAATCCACTGCCAGCCAAAGGGAGCGCCCATATAGCCCACAACCAAATCGGCTAAGCCGTTCACATAGTCAAAGCAACTCATGCAAGACGGTGCAAACACATCCTTCAGTTCTTTGGTGTTGAGGCCAAAAAAGGGCACTGTTTCAGTCGAGCCATCTTCATGCTTGAAGTGCACACGGAAATCTTGCATGAATTCGTAATGGACCACCGTGCTGGGCGAGCGACTGGTTGTGTCCAAAAACTTCTGCAAGCCAGCTCGGGTGACATTGTCTACGCAGGGTGTCCCCAGCACATAGAGTTTCTCTAAGCCCAACTGATCCTGCACGGCTCGTAATGCCTGAATTTGGCAGCCCACACCAATCACCAAAAGGCGCTTCAAACCTGACTGCTCGATCTGCTCCAACACCGAAAGGTTGGGAGAAAGCGTTGGTTTGTTCACTCGGGCCGCTAGGATTTCTTCCGGAGTCCGCGCAATCACCGGCTTGGGTTGAAAGCGATCTTCTGGTGTGTTCTGCACGCAGACTACGCCCTCGACCCAGCCCCGGTTGAGCATTTCAATCGCAATACTGCTGACGATGCCAGTCCACTGCGCCCCTTCGATGGGCGATTGCTTGCGGGCAGCGATCATGTCTTGGTGCACGCCGAAGTAGAGTTCGCGTTCGTTATCCAAATCGCGCGAGCGTCCATGATTGCGGACTTCTAGCTGCTCAACCTGCTGGTTCAGAAAGGCGCAGGCATCTTTGACGTAGTGGATGTAGTAGGTATCGCAGAGACCACATTCGCTGCACAGCTCCTTGGCTGGGCGACGACTGGTAGTCTTGAGGGCGCGAGCTTTGCGATGGGCAGAACGGTCAGTAGCAGGGGACATGACAGCTTGAGGCCAGAATTAGGCACAAATCCGGATGCCCCCTCAGGATAACGCGCAATCCATCCACTTCAGGCCGACCTAGTCAGGAGGGCGTTTGCCCCTACCAGCCCGACGTTGCCAGCGTCGCCACTCATTGGTGCTGCGTAATGCTAGCCAAAGTAATAGCAGGGCGATCAAACCGCCCTGACGAGGAGCATCCAGCGCAAAAAACACTAATGACACACACAGAACATCCTGGATAAACACAGCCCAGAGCGGCAGCCCGCGCATGCGGAAAAACCACCCGGCCACAACAACCTGCAGCACCAAAGCCAAGACGCCACCTAATAGCCCCACTAACCACAGGGGTTGCGCTGTTGCTTGCGCCACGGCCAAACCCATGATTGCGCCGACTACTGGACTCAGAACCAGTTGCACAATTTGGAGAACGCGCTGCCCCAATAAGTTTTTGGAGCCAATTAACTCGAACAGCGACCAACTGACCAAAACTCCCAACACTACTGGGGGAGGAATGTGGGATAGCAACGGCACTTGCGACCAAAGTTGATTGCCCTGCAGCAGACCAATCAATAGCAGTGGCAGGGCAACGCGCAATCCTCCTGCCGCCGCTGCAGATAGACTCGCCAGCAGTTCGACCATGAGTTGCTCTGACCGGCTGTTTTAGGGATACCTAAACCCTTTACTAAAGTTTATGCCCAGATCCTGAATAGAAGACATGATGGTTCTGACTTAACGGTTCTGAACCAGATGTGTAGGTTAAATTTGTGGCCTGAATTTCTTAAAGTCTCTTAGGACTCACTCTTTTACTGCTTAAGAATCGTGGGGAGTTGCTCCAAAATTCGCTGAGCAATAGTAGCCGGCGACTCACCTGCTAAGACCGTAATGTGCAGGTCTGCTTGTCGATAACGGTCTTGGCGTTGGTCTAAAAGTCGCTGAAGCACTGCGGCTGGATCGGGAGATTCTAATAACAGGGGCCGCGGGGTGGGGTCGTGGCGTAACCGCGATAACAGCTCTTCAATAGCAACATCTAGCCAAACGACAATGCCGTGATGCAGATAAGACCAGTTGCTAGCGTCTTGGACAATGCCACCCCCTGTTGCAACGACTAAGCGGGTATAAGTGGCTAGCTCACTGAGCACCTGCTGCTCAAGCTGCCTGAAACTAGCCTCACCTGATTCCGCAAAGATCTGCTGGACACTACGTCCACTGATCTGCTCGACCAAAGCATCTGTGTCCAAGAAGCGGTAAGACATCCGCTGAGCAAGCTCCCGTCCTACGGTGGACTTGCCTGCTCCCATCATGCCAACCAAAAACAGATTCACGCCCTGCAACATGCAGCCCAGTGTAGCGCTAGAGCCTACTGTCTTCCGCTAACCCTACAGGAATTAAGAATTCCTGATTTTTCCTCCAAAATTTCTATCGCTCAATTTAGGGGTAATGGCTGCTCAGCCTGTGGAAAACCCCCCAAAATCTGTGGATAACTTGTGGAGAATCTGTGGAAGAAGTCATCGTTCTGGGGAAAACAAGTAGTGAGTATAAATACTCTGTGGAAAAGTAGGGGTACTTTTCCACAGGTTTTCCACAGGCCTTAGAGGCTTAAAAGCCAAGCCACGGATTGAGTCCACAGGTTTTTCCACATTTTCCACAGCCCCTATTACTACTACAGTTAAAAACTTAAAAAGATTGATTTGATAGAGATCCGGAGTTGGCAGATGAACTCGATTGCCAGCTTCTAGCCCACTGAGTCAGCCAGTGGTAGGATGGGCGTCCAGAGCCAGAGCACCGCGCAGTCTTTCTAAAACCCAACCCCAGACCATGAAACTGATCTGCTCTCAAGCGGCTCTCAGCCAGAATCTCTCTCTTGTCAGCCGTGCGGTTGCTTCTCGCCCTAGCCACCCAGTCCTGGCTCATGTCCTGCTGAACGCGGACGAAGAGCGCCAAGAGGTGAGCGTAACGGCGTTTGATCTCAATCTGGGGATTCGGGTGAGCTTTGAGGCACAGGTCTTAGAGGCGGGCAGTGTGACGCTACCTGCTCGTTTGTTGAGCGATATTGTGATTAAGCTGCCTGATGTGCAGGTGGTCCTGGAGTTTGAGGAGCAAGCCTTTGCGGACGGGGACACCAATGTGTCGGTGTCCTGTGGGGCTGGTAGTTATCAGATGCGAGGGCTGAGTGCGAGTGAGTTTCCTTCGCTGCCGCTAGTGAACGAGGATAAAGAAGCGGTGGTACC is a window encoding:
- a CDS encoding roadblock/LC7 domain-containing protein; translation: MINANALLNVLQNFVTGTSDVQGAVLVTPDGLPLAASLPGGMDEERTSAMSAAMLSLGERIGSELARGNVERIFVQGEKGYGVLVSCGSEAVLLVLASAAAKQGLLFLEIKRVAGDLTAMLG
- a CDS encoding DUF4126 domain-containing protein, which produces MVELLASLSAAAAGGLRVALPLLLIGLLQGNQLWSQVPLLSHIPPPVVLGVLVSWSLFELIGSKNLLGQRVLQIVQLVLSPVVGAIMGLAVAQATAQPLWLVGLLGGVLALVLQVVVAGWFFRMRGLPLWAVFIQDVLCVSLVFFALDAPRQGGLIALLLLWLALRSTNEWRRWQRRAGRGKRPPD
- a CDS encoding PepSY domain-containing protein — encoded protein: MPTKPDQLVSASYFYRVVWRWHFYAGLLVAPFMVMLAITGSIYLFKPQLDGWMYHNLMFVPPTSPALSQVEQLEAVRSAYPGAELSTFRPAETPERSAEVGLTTQDGRELTVFVNPANGNLLGNRDETHNLQAYARKLHGELMLGVIGDRMIELAACWGLVLMITGLYLWWPRKGSLLWGTLLPRLNSQDRRVFWRDLHVVPGFYGSLLVVFMILTGLPWSGFWGEQFANIWSRYPAQVLDNFPKSTLLTGSLNQSGDKRVPWAVEKLPIPQSDSSGHEAHQGLMQHPTSNSVVAPDGIPSGTPVNLDSVVALAQAKGVPAGFKVSLPTDPEGVYTVSAAPNNPAEQVTLHIDQYSGKVLNEVRWAQYGVVPRAVELGIAVHEGRYFGLLNQLLMLFTCLVVIGLSLTGLVMWWQRRPLGQLGAPPMPKNLPLWKQAVVIIAILGVLFPLVGLSLLAVLLLDYLVISRIPFLKRALG
- a CDS encoding Coenzyme F420 hydrogenase/dehydrogenase, beta subunit C-terminal domain is translated as MSPATDRSAHRKARALKTTSRRPAKELCSECGLCDTYYIHYVKDACAFLNQQVEQLEVRNHGRSRDLDNERELYFGVHQDMIAARKQSPIEGAQWTGIVSSIAIEMLNRGWVEGVVCVQNTPEDRFQPKPVIARTPEEILAARVNKPTLSPNLSVLEQIEQSGLKRLLVIGVGCQIQALRAVQDQLGLEKLYVLGTPCVDNVTRAGLQKFLDTTSRSPSTVVHYEFMQDFRVHFKHEDGSTETVPFFGLNTKELKDVFAPSCMSCFDYVNGLADLVVGYMGAPFGWQWITVRNQTGQEMLDLVMDQLETQPVMSEGNRHKAVQQSIPAYDKGMTLPMWAAKLMGVVIEKIGPKGLEYGRFSIDSHFTRNYLYLKRNHPEKLEAHVPEFAKRIVGQYKLPE
- a CDS encoding shikimate kinase, with translation MNLFLVGMMGAGKSTVGRELAQRMSYRFLDTDALVEQISGRSVQQIFAESGEASFRQLEQQVLSELATYTRLVVATGGGIVQDASNWSYLHHGIVVWLDVAIEELLSRLRHDPTPRPLLLESPDPAAVLQRLLDQRQDRYRQADLHITVLAGESPATIAQRILEQLPTILKQ